The Algoriphagus sp. TR-M9 genome has a window encoding:
- a CDS encoding Clp protease ClpB: protein MILGLLIAFLTLSPPQFTEAGQAKLEKMLQERDALTQQWKQSESQKSGIFGNRTKKDMIETNEWLERIIAKDNLIMDELRMIGEIETTTATQTGEDYKAIAFKQEKDIQSLKRAVAEREKSIAEMLSTRRTFEWTTTIFFLTTLGLGYWVYKSKKAA, encoded by the coding sequence ATGATCCTAGGATTACTCATTGCCTTTCTAACGCTATCCCCGCCACAATTTACAGAAGCTGGGCAGGCCAAATTGGAAAAAATGCTGCAGGAACGTGATGCCCTCACCCAACAGTGGAAGCAATCAGAGAGTCAAAAGTCTGGCATATTTGGCAACCGCACCAAGAAAGACATGATTGAAACCAATGAATGGCTGGAACGCATCATCGCTAAGGACAACCTGATCATGGACGAACTCAGGATGATCGGAGAGATAGAAACCACCACTGCTACCCAGACCGGCGAGGATTACAAGGCCATCGCTTTTAAACAAGAGAAAGACATTCAGTCCCTAAAAAGGGCTGTAGCTGAAAGAGAAAAATCCATAGCGGAAATGCTCTCTACCCGAAGAACATTCGAATGGACCACCACTATTTTCTTTCTCACCACCTTAGGATTGGGATATTGGGTGTACAAAAGCAAAAAAGCTGCTTAA
- a CDS encoding phosphatidylserine decarboxylase family protein, giving the protein MTIHREGRVLLFWLLIILVAGNYLIIYFMPDARVLSNVAILGSVVLYLVILQFFRSPIIKLPNEEGLVYAPVDGKVVVIEETFEPEYLKENRRQISIFMSPINVHITRSPIKGIVEFFKYHPGKYLVAWHPKSSTENERTTMVLKGADGTKLLVRQIAGAMARRIKWYVEPGSELEQGGEFGFIKFGSRVDVFLPLDAEVLVDLEEKTKGGRTPIAKLKA; this is encoded by the coding sequence ATGACTATACACAGAGAAGGAAGAGTTTTATTGTTTTGGTTGCTAATAATCTTGGTGGCCGGCAATTACCTGATAATTTATTTTATGCCTGATGCCAGGGTGCTTTCCAATGTCGCGATTTTGGGAAGTGTAGTACTTTATCTGGTTATTTTACAGTTTTTCCGAAGCCCTATCATCAAACTTCCCAATGAGGAAGGTTTGGTATATGCACCGGTAGATGGGAAGGTGGTAGTCATCGAAGAGACCTTTGAGCCGGAATACCTGAAAGAAAACCGCAGACAGATTTCCATCTTCATGTCTCCCATCAATGTGCATATTACCCGATCGCCGATAAAAGGCATCGTGGAATTTTTCAAATATCATCCGGGAAAATACCTAGTAGCTTGGCATCCTAAGTCCAGCACTGAAAATGAGCGGACTACTATGGTTTTAAAGGGAGCTGACGGCACCAAACTTCTGGTAAGACAGATAGCAGGTGCCATGGCCAGAAGAATCAAATGGTACGTGGAGCCGGGTTCAGAGCTGGAGCAAGGTGGGGAGTTTGGATTTATCAAATTTGGGTCAAGGGTAGATGTGTTTCTTCCACTTGATGCCGAGGTGTTGGTTGATTTGGAAGAAAAGACTAAAGGAGGAAGGACTCCAATCGCAAAACTGAAGGCTTAG
- a CDS encoding Glu/Leu/Phe/Val family dehydrogenase produces MAYIEPAPIKDKENPLESMMERFNIAAEKLGLSDEVYNVLKNPAKQVIVSLPITMDNGKIQVFEGIRVIHSNILGPAKGGIRFAPDVHIDEVRALAAWMTWKCAVVDIPYGGGKGGVRCNPREMSKGEIERLVRAYTMAMIDVFGPDKDIPAPDMGTGPREMAWLMDEYSKAHGMTVNSVVTGKPLVLGGSLGRTEATGRGVMVSALAAMQKLKINPFQATCAVQGFGNVGSWAARLLEERGLKIVAISDHTGAFYNEKGIDIVKAIEYRDANGGHLGGFTGGDAMENPADLLTLEVDVLVPAAVEDVITIHNVNDIKAKLIVEGANGPTSAKADAIINEKGIMAVPDILANAGGVTVSYFEWVQNRLGYKWTADRVNRRSDRIMKDSFEMVYQASQKYDVPMRIAAYIVAIDKVAQTYTYRGGF; encoded by the coding sequence ATGGCTTACATTGAACCGGCCCCGATCAAGGATAAAGAAAATCCACTGGAGTCCATGATGGAAAGATTCAACATCGCTGCTGAAAAGCTAGGTCTCTCTGACGAGGTCTATAATGTGTTGAAAAATCCTGCCAAACAAGTAATCGTTTCCCTGCCAATTACCATGGACAATGGGAAAATCCAAGTTTTCGAAGGGATACGAGTGATTCACTCCAATATCCTAGGCCCAGCCAAAGGAGGAATCCGATTCGCTCCAGATGTCCACATCGACGAAGTGCGCGCTTTGGCAGCATGGATGACCTGGAAATGTGCCGTAGTGGATATTCCATATGGTGGAGGTAAAGGTGGCGTGAGATGTAACCCAAGAGAAATGTCCAAAGGTGAAATCGAACGTTTGGTTAGAGCTTATACTATGGCGATGATCGATGTGTTTGGGCCGGATAAGGATATCCCTGCACCAGATATGGGAACAGGACCTAGAGAAATGGCTTGGCTAATGGATGAATATTCTAAGGCACACGGAATGACTGTTAACTCTGTAGTTACAGGAAAACCGCTGGTTTTAGGAGGTTCGCTAGGCAGGACGGAAGCCACAGGACGTGGGGTGATGGTTTCGGCTTTGGCAGCCATGCAAAAATTGAAAATCAATCCTTTTCAGGCCACCTGTGCAGTGCAGGGTTTTGGAAATGTAGGCTCATGGGCAGCTAGGTTATTGGAGGAAAGAGGATTAAAGATCGTGGCGATTTCTGACCATACCGGTGCATTTTATAATGAGAAAGGAATAGATATCGTAAAGGCTATTGAATACAGAGATGCTAATGGCGGACATTTAGGAGGGTTTACAGGTGGTGATGCCATGGAAAATCCCGCAGACCTGTTGACTTTAGAAGTCGATGTGTTGGTTCCGGCAGCAGTGGAAGATGTGATTACCATTCATAATGTGAATGATATCAAAGCTAAACTCATCGTAGAAGGAGCCAATGGTCCTACTTCCGCAAAAGCTGATGCGATCATCAATGAGAAAGGAATAATGGCAGTGCCGGATATCCTGGCCAATGCTGGCGGGGTTACCGTCTCCTATTTCGAATGGGTGCAAAACAGGCTAGGATACAAATGGACAGCAGATCGGGTGAATAGACGCTCAGATCGGATTATGAAGGATTCATTTGAAATGGTATATCAAGCTTCGCAGAAATATGATGTACCGATGAGAATAGCCGCATATATAGTAGCTATAGACAAAGTGGCCCAGACTTATACCTACAGAGGAGGATTCTAA
- a CDS encoding phosphatidate cytidylyltransferase produces the protein MRSRFSISNYSNLGQRAITALIGALVLIGASVYSDYTYFIVFAAILGFSQMEFYKLSGLDGMLPLKSFGTFIGLMIFLLTFLIEKEHLNNKYLYLIFPILSLTYFIKLYRKTDKKPFTGVAFTFLGIFYVAVPFSLLNLAVFSVNETYNYEILLGCLLILWASDTGAYFAGTKFGKTKLFERVSPKKSWEGFLGGAFSAIGVAFILTRYFHVIEDWKWLVIAGIIIIAGTYGDLIESLFKRSIEIKDSGRGLPGHGGFMDRFDGLLLSAPFITAFLKIF, from the coding sequence ATGAGATCACGTTTTAGTATAAGTAACTATAGTAACCTGGGCCAGCGAGCCATCACAGCCCTTATAGGTGCTTTGGTGTTAATCGGGGCTTCAGTTTATTCAGATTACACGTATTTTATAGTTTTTGCAGCGATCTTAGGCTTTTCTCAGATGGAGTTTTACAAGTTGAGCGGACTGGACGGCATGCTTCCTCTGAAAAGCTTTGGGACATTTATCGGTTTGATGATTTTCTTGCTGACATTCCTGATCGAAAAAGAACACCTAAATAATAAATACCTCTATTTGATTTTCCCCATACTTTCGCTCACCTATTTCATCAAGCTGTATCGCAAGACGGATAAGAAACCCTTCACGGGCGTGGCCTTTACCTTTTTGGGTATTTTCTATGTTGCTGTCCCATTTTCTCTTTTGAACCTGGCCGTTTTCTCCGTAAATGAGACTTACAATTATGAAATATTACTGGGTTGCCTACTGATACTTTGGGCAAGTGATACCGGGGCGTATTTTGCAGGAACAAAGTTTGGTAAAACTAAGTTGTTTGAAAGAGTGTCCCCAAAGAAGTCCTGGGAAGGCTTTCTGGGTGGGGCATTTTCAGCGATAGGAGTAGCATTTATTTTGACCAGATACTTTCATGTGATCGAGGATTGGAAATGGCTGGTGATAGCAGGTATCATCATCATCGCAGGTACATACGGTGATTTGATCGAGTCATTATTTAAGCGCTCTATTGAGATCAAAGACTCAGGTAGAGGTTTGCCTGGGCATGGTGGATTTATGGATAGATTTGACGGTTTGTTACTTTCGGCTCCATTTATTACCGCCTTTTTGAAAATCTTCTAA
- a CDS encoding DUF2007 domain-containing protein: MENWIKVFESPMQVRAEIVKGVLEEHQIQAVVLNKKETVYQIFGQHEVLVQKDDVIAANNLIQNEITF, translated from the coding sequence ATGGAAAACTGGATCAAGGTATTTGAAAGTCCGATGCAGGTGCGAGCCGAAATCGTGAAGGGGGTCTTGGAGGAGCATCAAATCCAAGCGGTAGTGTTAAATAAAAAAGAAACAGTCTATCAGATATTTGGACAGCATGAGGTGCTTGTGCAAAAAGACGATGTGATAGCGGCGAATAACCTAATCCAGAATGAGATCACGTTTTAG
- a CDS encoding CPBP family intramembrane glutamic endopeptidase: MEIYETESEIAKRKSWLLSLVVTVLVSIGVLIVLQVIAIGMVPLIFNVSIDEIVGLMSGDYSSPNGRMAIYFIQGIGSGIGFWVAAYVVMHFIDQADLHWELQLSRFNPTGAGMVLLIALGGMLVNGYLGYLNSNMALPEFMSGIELWMREMEDQLAEMTKFLTDFQTIPELLTGILVIGILAGIGEEMFFRGLIQPKMHLYTGNAHVGIWLTAFIFSAIHVQFYGFFPRMLLGGIFGYLYYYSGSLTYPILGHIFNNTFTLLLIYASNEGWIDFDLESSDSASLPGALLGILVLLAGIVYFKKTNKPNGKLDQGI, encoded by the coding sequence ATGGAGATATACGAAACTGAATCTGAAATAGCCAAGCGGAAGAGTTGGCTTTTGTCCTTGGTAGTCACGGTTTTAGTGTCAATTGGTGTACTGATTGTTCTGCAAGTAATTGCCATAGGGATGGTGCCCCTTATTTTTAATGTTTCAATAGATGAAATAGTTGGGCTTATGAGTGGGGATTATTCTAGTCCCAATGGCCGCATGGCTATATATTTCATCCAGGGGATTGGTTCGGGAATAGGTTTTTGGGTGGCAGCCTATGTGGTGATGCATTTTATTGACCAAGCCGATTTGCATTGGGAGCTTCAGTTGTCACGCTTTAACCCAACTGGCGCAGGAATGGTTCTGTTGATTGCCCTAGGAGGAATGCTGGTGAACGGATACCTGGGCTACCTCAACTCAAATATGGCACTGCCGGAATTTATGTCCGGGATAGAACTTTGGATGCGGGAGATGGAAGATCAACTTGCGGAGATGACTAAATTTCTGACGGATTTCCAGACCATTCCGGAATTATTGACGGGGATTTTGGTAATCGGAATTCTGGCTGGGATAGGAGAAGAGATGTTTTTCCGAGGGCTAATCCAGCCCAAAATGCACTTGTACACCGGGAATGCTCATGTGGGTATCTGGCTCACAGCATTTATTTTCTCTGCCATCCATGTACAGTTTTATGGCTTTTTTCCTCGGATGTTACTGGGGGGCATTTTTGGTTACTTATATTATTATTCAGGAAGCCTTACCTATCCGATTTTAGGACATATTTTCAATAATACTTTTACACTTTTGTTGATTTATGCCTCTAATGAAGGCTGGATAGATTTTGATCTTGAATCGTCTGATTCGGCTTCTCTTCCTGGTGCATTGTTGGGAATACTGGTTCTTTTGGCAGGAATCGTTTACTTTAAGAAAACAAATAAACCCAATGGAAAACTGGATCAAGGTATTTGA
- the dusB gene encoding tRNA dihydrouridine synthase DusB, with amino-acid sequence MVKIGNLELGDFPLLLAPMEDVSDPPFRAVCKENGADLMYTEFISSEGLIRDAAKSVQKLDIFDYERPIGIQIFGNEIDSMREAAAIVEEANPDILDINYGCPVNKVACKGAGAGILLDIDKMVSMTAEIVKAVNIPVTVKTRLGWDNNTIRIVEVAERLQDVGIQAISIHARTRKQMYKGEADWSYLNQVKDNPRLHIPVFGNGDIDSPEKALEYKNKYNVDGMMIGRASIGYPWIFNEIKHFLATGEKLTAPGLEERIAVAKKHLDFSVEWKGPKLGILEMRRHYTNYFRGMPNFKQYRTEMVTADTYEQVCEVLEQVSEVYADHVF; translated from the coding sequence GTGGTTAAGATAGGAAACTTAGAGTTAGGGGACTTCCCATTATTGCTTGCACCTATGGAAGATGTGAGTGATCCGCCGTTCAGGGCAGTATGCAAAGAGAACGGTGCAGACCTGATGTATACCGAATTTATCAGCTCTGAAGGCCTCATTCGAGACGCCGCCAAAAGCGTCCAGAAACTGGATATTTTCGATTATGAACGCCCCATAGGCATTCAGATTTTCGGAAATGAAATTGACTCCATGCGTGAAGCCGCTGCCATAGTAGAGGAAGCCAATCCGGACATTCTGGACATCAATTATGGTTGCCCAGTAAATAAAGTAGCTTGTAAAGGAGCTGGTGCCGGGATCCTATTGGATATAGACAAAATGGTATCCATGACTGCCGAAATCGTAAAAGCTGTAAATATCCCCGTGACAGTCAAAACACGACTTGGCTGGGACAATAATACCATTCGTATCGTGGAAGTAGCAGAGCGACTGCAGGACGTAGGGATTCAGGCCATCTCCATTCACGCCCGTACCCGAAAACAAATGTATAAAGGAGAAGCTGACTGGAGCTACCTGAATCAGGTCAAAGATAATCCACGCCTACACATTCCAGTCTTTGGAAACGGAGATATAGATTCGCCGGAGAAAGCATTGGAATACAAAAATAAATACAATGTAGATGGCATGATGATCGGTAGAGCATCGATAGGCTATCCATGGATATTCAATGAGATCAAGCATTTCTTAGCCACAGGAGAAAAACTTACGGCTCCAGGATTGGAAGAAAGAATAGCTGTCGCCAAAAAACACCTGGACTTCTCCGTAGAGTGGAAAGGACCGAAACTGGGAATTCTCGAAATGCGAAGACACTACACCAATTACTTCCGTGGCATGCCTAATTTCAAGCAATACCGCACGGAGATGGTCACAGCTGACACCTATGAACAGGTATGTGAGGTTCTAGAGCAGGTGTCAGAAGTATATGCTGACCATGTCTTTTAA
- a CDS encoding ATP-binding protein — translation MIARATYYEQLREFIDKPQIKILTGIRRSGKSTALLLLKEELLARRIDGHLIIHINLESFVFSDLRTATQLYRYVEEKVQKGKRAYLLLDEIQEVDGWEKAINSMLVDFDVDIYLTGSNSHLLSSELATYLAGRFVEIPVYTLSFAEYLQFRTAYFPGDLTDRKSAFMAYLRVGGFPVLHTANYSIETAYKVVYDIYSSVILRDTVQRYKIRDVELLERIVKYAIDNIGNTFSGKNVADYFKSQQRKIDLNTVYNYLTALEGAFILYRASRYDIKGKEILKTQEKFYLSDVGLLYATMGYRDRMISGILENIVFLELKRRGYAVFVGKFLDKEIDFIAEKKGQKIYVQVAYKLESEQTVEREFSSLLAIQDQFPKYVVTLDDFWKEAVEGVQHVHLSDFLLQSF, via the coding sequence ATGATAGCAAGAGCGACTTATTATGAGCAGTTACGGGAATTCATCGACAAACCGCAGATTAAAATCCTGACTGGGATCAGAAGAAGCGGTAAGTCAACTGCATTATTGCTGCTTAAAGAAGAGTTACTAGCTAGAAGGATTGACGGTCACCTAATTATTCATATTAATTTAGAAAGTTTTGTGTTCTCTGATTTGCGTACAGCTACTCAACTTTATAGATATGTTGAGGAGAAAGTACAAAAAGGTAAAAGAGCCTATTTGCTTCTGGATGAGATCCAAGAGGTGGATGGCTGGGAGAAAGCAATAAATTCAATGTTGGTAGATTTTGATGTAGATATTTACCTCACTGGTTCCAATTCTCATCTTTTATCCTCAGAATTGGCCACCTATTTGGCAGGACGCTTCGTAGAGATTCCAGTATATACGCTGTCCTTTGCCGAATATTTACAATTCCGAACTGCTTATTTCCCAGGTGATTTAACAGATAGAAAATCGGCTTTTATGGCTTATTTGAGAGTAGGAGGTTTTCCGGTGCTACATACGGCAAACTATTCAATAGAAACGGCATACAAAGTTGTATATGATATATATTCTTCTGTCATACTTCGGGATACGGTTCAGCGTTACAAAATAAGGGATGTGGAATTGCTGGAGCGGATTGTGAAATATGCTATTGATAATATAGGTAATACTTTTTCGGGAAAGAATGTGGCCGACTATTTCAAAAGTCAGCAACGTAAAATTGATCTCAATACAGTTTATAATTACCTGACAGCGTTAGAGGGTGCCTTTATCTTATACCGAGCTTCACGGTACGATATTAAAGGAAAAGAAATCTTAAAAACCCAAGAAAAATTTTACTTGAGCGATGTGGGATTGCTTTATGCTACGATGGGGTATCGAGATAGGATGATCTCAGGGATTTTGGAAAATATAGTTTTCCTTGAATTAAAAAGAAGAGGATATGCTGTGTTTGTAGGAAAATTTCTTGATAAGGAAATTGATTTTATCGCTGAAAAGAAAGGCCAAAAGATATATGTACAAGTGGCCTATAAGCTGGAGAGTGAACAGACTGTAGAAAGGGAGTTTTCTAGTCTTTTAGCCATTCAAGATCAATTTCCAAAATATGTAGTGACACTGGATGACTTCTGGAAAGAAGCTGTGGAGGGTGTTCAGCATGTACACTTATCCGATTTTTTACTTCAAAGTTTTTGA
- a CDS encoding DMT family transporter, translated as MSTTTNDSNLKNWGLLILLSLIWGSSFILIKRGLEVFSPGEVGAYRIVAAATFLLPLSIPRIKNLDKTQIKNLIIVGLVGSFIPAFLFAKAQTELSSSLTGVLNALTPLSVVVIGALFFSSKITRRNGLGLAIAFIGVFILVTVKEGSGFGAFNDINSHAFYVILACICYGFNLNIIKYKFVKLKPIEITAISLALVLPVALTYLMANTQFSYKVVNIDGALEALGYLTLLGVLGTAIALIIFNIMVKTATPVFAASVTYIIPIVAIFWGVLDGEVLLLGHYIGIAAVIIGVWVGNRR; from the coding sequence ATGTCAACTACCACCAACGACAGCAACCTCAAAAACTGGGGGTTACTCATTCTTCTATCCCTTATTTGGGGAAGTTCATTTATTCTTATCAAGAGGGGATTGGAAGTATTTTCCCCAGGCGAAGTAGGAGCCTATAGAATCGTCGCTGCTGCCACTTTTCTATTGCCACTTTCTATTCCAAGAATCAAAAACCTCGATAAAACTCAGATCAAAAATCTGATTATTGTCGGGCTGGTTGGAAGTTTCATTCCTGCCTTTCTCTTTGCAAAAGCCCAAACCGAGCTCAGTAGTTCTTTGACAGGGGTATTGAATGCTTTGACTCCACTCTCTGTGGTGGTCATAGGAGCTTTGTTCTTTAGCTCTAAAATCACTAGACGAAACGGTCTAGGCTTAGCCATTGCATTTATAGGGGTATTTATTCTGGTGACGGTCAAAGAAGGTTCAGGTTTTGGAGCCTTCAATGACATAAATTCCCATGCATTTTATGTGATTCTTGCCTGTATATGCTATGGGTTCAATTTAAACATCATCAAATACAAGTTTGTCAAGCTAAAACCTATAGAAATCACTGCGATTTCCCTGGCCCTTGTGCTACCTGTCGCACTTACCTACCTCATGGCAAACACTCAGTTTTCCTATAAAGTGGTCAATATAGATGGTGCATTAGAGGCTTTGGGGTACCTGACCTTGCTAGGAGTTCTAGGAACAGCTATTGCCTTAATTATTTTTAATATCATGGTCAAAACTGCCACACCGGTTTTTGCAGCTTCCGTGACTTATATTATCCCAATTGTAGCGATATTCTGGGGCGTATTGGACGGAGAAGTTCTGCTATTGGGGCACTATATAGGGATCGCCGCAGTGATCATAGGAGTCTGGGTGGGCAATCGAAGATGA
- a CDS encoding M23 family metallopeptidase yields the protein MRLITFFLVVLYYSQATVAQVTMDTEYKDDGSIELYATNADRVPYTILIDMTEHTNLLPIGSSGLVVARPGRSKVSTLKRRTEGQATSIRYSYSILKGDFYAKSKDEPVYLIPLPEGTLTTGVRMTHIQNRLQPEEENTEYVGISFRFDLPTEVLAPRKGVVTEIRMDQYDEKQNLDYDRSENYIELFHEDGSLTKIMVLKPGSLKVEVGQEVFPGDVLAESAGEEYNSGLHVRLVNMKPIKDGTSKLKYQNKPMSFISREGKSDFPEMKKVEVVYPEEIITAEMSKKEKKAFKAGN from the coding sequence ATGCGATTAATTACTTTCTTTCTGGTTGTTCTTTATTATTCTCAAGCTACTGTTGCACAGGTTACCATGGATACGGAGTACAAAGATGACGGAAGTATAGAGCTGTATGCAACGAATGCAGATAGGGTGCCTTATACCATTTTGATTGATATGACCGAACACACCAATCTCCTCCCTATAGGTTCCTCGGGATTAGTAGTAGCTCGTCCTGGCAGATCGAAGGTGTCCACCCTGAAGCGTAGAACAGAAGGTCAGGCGACTAGTATCCGTTACTCCTATTCAATCCTAAAAGGAGATTTTTATGCTAAGTCCAAAGATGAACCTGTATATCTCATTCCTCTTCCTGAAGGGACTTTAACTACAGGAGTACGCATGACGCATATTCAAAACCGACTGCAACCCGAGGAAGAAAATACTGAGTATGTTGGGATTTCTTTCAGGTTTGATTTGCCTACAGAAGTTCTTGCTCCCCGGAAAGGGGTGGTCACTGAGATCAGGATGGATCAGTATGATGAGAAGCAAAATCTGGACTATGACCGATCCGAAAATTATATTGAGTTGTTTCATGAAGATGGATCACTCACCAAAATCATGGTATTAAAACCTGGGAGTCTAAAAGTAGAAGTGGGTCAGGAGGTGTTTCCTGGAGATGTGCTTGCCGAATCGGCCGGAGAAGAATACAATTCAGGATTGCATGTGCGTCTAGTGAACATGAAGCCCATAAAGGATGGCACATCCAAGCTCAAATACCAGAATAAGCCTATGAGTTTCATTTCCCGCGAAGGTAAGTCTGACTTTCCCGAAATGAAAAAAGTAGAGGTGGTCTATCCTGAGGAAATTATCACCGCTGAAATGAGTAAAAAAGAAAAAAAGGCGTTTAAGGCAGGGAATTAA
- a CDS encoding DUF3810 domain-containing protein — protein MGKRDWSWAILGVIALGIRYLAAQNPEATDEIYSRIFFPGIRNVIDMTLGRLPFPSVYLFIVGVLLILGLYFLKLRKKNGWKSKVMYSTRALANGVGALVFFFLVLWGFNYQRTPIVQQLGLQPKSMNLDEMKNEVLITQRLAIQYRNAISSDTAAIESILPYPELEKVVRATIADNLDMLGLNFTGRPRTKLFPPPGFMRKMGILGIYFPFTGESYIDPTLHALEKPFTIAHEMAHSYGVTDEGEANFIAWVICTNSDDPLLRYSGQLRLLNYLLSDYYRMAPEEYKTWVKTLDPGIRNDLISLRKASEAIKPFSIELSRKTNDVFLKTQGVKAGVKSYQQLPKLAFAWRERMKGH, from the coding sequence ATGGGGAAAAGAGATTGGTCCTGGGCGATTCTTGGAGTCATTGCTTTGGGGATTCGCTATTTGGCTGCTCAGAACCCAGAAGCCACAGACGAAATTTATTCTAGAATTTTCTTTCCGGGTATCCGGAATGTAATTGACATGACGCTGGGGAGGCTGCCTTTCCCCAGCGTTTATTTGTTTATAGTAGGGGTGTTGCTCATCCTGGGGCTATATTTTTTGAAGCTTCGCAAAAAAAATGGGTGGAAAAGCAAAGTGATGTACTCCACTCGTGCCCTGGCAAATGGGGTAGGAGCATTGGTTTTCTTTTTCTTAGTGCTCTGGGGGTTTAATTACCAGCGAACACCAATAGTGCAGCAACTCGGACTTCAGCCAAAATCTATGAACTTAGATGAAATGAAAAATGAAGTGCTGATCACGCAGCGACTAGCGATCCAATACCGCAACGCCATCAGCTCTGATACAGCGGCCATTGAATCTATTTTACCATACCCTGAATTAGAGAAAGTGGTGCGGGCCACTATTGCCGATAACCTGGATATGCTTGGTTTGAACTTCACAGGAAGGCCTAGAACCAAGCTATTCCCCCCTCCGGGCTTTATGCGAAAAATGGGTATTTTGGGGATTTATTTTCCTTTTACCGGAGAAAGCTATATCGATCCCACGCTGCACGCACTGGAGAAGCCCTTTACTATCGCTCATGAAATGGCACATAGCTATGGGGTGACCGATGAAGGAGAAGCAAATTTTATCGCTTGGGTGATCTGTACCAATTCCGATGATCCCCTACTCCGTTATTCTGGACAACTGAGGTTGCTGAATTATTTGCTCTCTGATTATTATCGTATGGCTCCCGAAGAGTACAAGACCTGGGTGAAAACCCTGGATCCTGGAATCCGAAACGATTTGATTTCACTGCGGAAGGCCAGTGAAGCCATCAAGCCTTTTTCCATCGAGCTCAGCAGGAAGACAAATGATGTTTTTCTCAAAACTCAGGGAGTCAAAGCAGGTGTGAAAAGCTATCAACAATTGCCAAAGCTTGCTTTTGCCTGGAGAGAACGGATGAAAGGCCATTGA
- a CDS encoding NifU family protein has protein sequence MLQAQARPVHLYMEANPNPNSLKFVANFMLVDEGVSFDFPDAESAKISPLAQELFNFAAVERVFIASNFVTVTKSEEVEWAEIQAIVRDHIKQYLEAGKAPVPVGFDKDPLFDENDSEVVKKIKGILDEYIRPAVEQDGGAIVFHSFQDGVVKVQLQGSCSGCPSSTVTLKAGIQNLLTRMLPEVKEVEAEGV, from the coding sequence ATGCTACAAGCACAAGCAAGACCAGTTCACCTCTACATGGAGGCCAATCCAAACCCAAACTCCCTGAAGTTTGTCGCTAATTTTATGTTGGTGGATGAGGGAGTGAGTTTTGATTTTCCTGATGCAGAAAGTGCCAAAATCAGTCCCTTAGCGCAGGAACTTTTTAATTTTGCTGCCGTGGAGCGCGTTTTTATAGCTTCGAATTTTGTGACAGTTACTAAATCTGAAGAGGTAGAGTGGGCAGAAATCCAAGCTATAGTCCGAGACCATATCAAGCAGTATCTGGAAGCTGGCAAAGCACCCGTTCCAGTTGGATTTGATAAGGATCCGCTTTTTGATGAGAATGATTCAGAAGTAGTGAAGAAAATCAAGGGGATTCTGGATGAGTATATCCGTCCGGCTGTGGAGCAAGACGGCGGTGCGATCGTATTCCACTCCTTCCAAGATGGCGTGGTGAAAGTACAGCTGCAAGGCTCATGCTCAGGATGCCCGTCAAGTACGGTGACTTTGAAAGCTGGAATCCAAAATCTTCTGACCAGAATGCTTCCAGAGGTGAAGGAAGTGGAGGCAGAAGGAGTATAA